The genomic region TGTGGAAAATTTGGTTTTTGAAGCCGAATTTCAAAATAAATCCAATGGCTTCTGCTAATTTACCTCAACTCAGTCGTTTCCAAATTGAAACCCTCGTCCGCGAAAGCCTGCGTCGGCAAGTTGGTGGCAGGCAAGTAGTTAAGTCGGGGGCTCCGAACCCGCTCGTGGTCAATTCAAGCGCACGCCACTGCCATTTGACTCAGGAGGCGGTGGAAATCCTCTTCGGAAAAGGCCACACGCTCACACCAATGAAGTGGCTTTATCAGGAAGGGCAGTATGCAGCCGAGGAGTCGGTCACGCTGATTGGTCCGCGCAGCCGGGTGATTTCCAACCTTCGCATTCTCGGGCCTTGCCGTGACCTCAACCAGGTCGAGTTGGCTTATACGGATGCGATTTCGCTTGGCTTTAAGATCCCGGTTCGCAACTCCGGTAATATTGCCGGCACGCCGGGTTGCATGTTGATGGGCCCTGCCGGTTTCCTCGAGATGGAGGAGGGTGTGATTCGCGCTGCTCCTCACGTGCATATGGCCCCGGAGGATGCCGAATACTACGGCGTCGAAAACAAGTCTTTCATGAAGCTTCGAATCAAGGGCGACCTTGGCATGACCTTCGATCGCATCTTTGTCCGCGTGGATCCTTCCTTTAAACTCGAAGTTCATATCGACACCGATGAGGCCAATGCCTGCGGCTTTGGTCCGGACGTGCCCTGTGAGCTCGTGAAGTGAACATCGAACGCTGAACGTCCAACGCTCAATTTTTAACTTTTAGACATCCCTAATCCCAAACCCGAATCTTTCCGTGTTCGAAGTTGAACGTTCAATGTTCGTAACGCGCAATTCCACAACCAAAACCCAGAAATATCATGAGTGAATCCATCGGATTGATCGAAACCAAGGGCCTGACCGGCTCGATTGAGGCCAGCGATGCCATGGCGAAAGCCGCATCCGTGTCCCTCGTAAAGCAGATCTCCATCGGCGGCGGTTTCCTGACCGTTCTCGTCAAGGGAGACGTTGGCAGCGTGAAAGCTGCTGTTGAAGCAGGCGCCGAAGCGGCCAACCGCGTCGGTGAACTGGTCGGTTCGAACGTCATCGCACGTCCGCACGACGACCTTCTCAAATACTTTGATGCATAACCCTTAAGGGAGAAATTTATTATGGCTAAGCAAGCAATTGGAATGATCGAATGCAAGGGGCTGATCTGCCTCATGGAAGCCTGCGATGCAGCCCTGAAGGCTGCGGATGTGAGCATGACCGGTTGGGAGAAGATCGGTTCAGGTCTCGTTACCGCGTTTTTCACCGGCGACGTCGCCGCAGTGAAGGCAGCAGTTGAAGCAGGTGCCGACGCCGCCGGCCAGATCGGCGAAGTCGTTGCCGTTCAAGTGATCCCTCGCCCGCACGACGATCTCGGCAAGCTGGGCAGCTGGATCGGCTAAGTACAGCTTACGCAGTTCTCCAGTTATCAGTTCACCAGTTTTCGGTTAAACTGAAAACCAGCCAACTGAAAACTGATTCACTCAAAAGAAATGAAGATACTCGTCGCCAATCTGGGGTCCACCTCCTTCAAATACCGTCTCTTTGACATGTGTGACGCGGATGCCGCGTTGCTGGCCAAGGGTGGTTTTGAGCGTGTTACCGAATATACGCCCTGCATTGAGGAGATGTTGGAGACTTTGGTGAACGAAGGGCATCTTCAGTCGGCGGAGGACCTTGACGCGGTTGGTTTTAAGACCGTCCTCGGCAAGGACCTCAGTGGTTGTGTGGAAGCCGATGAGCGTGTCCTTGAAGCCCTTGATGGCTTCAAGGAAGTCGCTCCGGCTCACAATCCGGCTTATGCGGAAGGGATCCGCTGCTTCCAAAGCAAGCTGCCGAATGTGACACGCGTCGCTCTTTTCGAGACCGCGTTCTATCAGTGGATGTCGCCCGCCGCGTACAGCTATGCGATACCCAAGGCATGGCGCGAGCTTGGTATCCGTCGCTACGGTTTCCATGGTGCCAGTCACAAGTTCATCGCCGAACGTTCCGCTGAGCTCTTGCAGCGCCAGGATGTGGCGGCACGTGCACGCGGGCTCTACGTCAAAGGCCCCGGAGAGTTCAATGGCAAACCGCTCCGAGTGATCTCCTGCCATCTGGGTGGAAGCAGCTCTCTGGCGGGTATACAGAACGGCGTCTCCATCGGGGGCAGTATGGGGTTCAGCCCGCAAAGCGGATTGCCGCAAAACAACCGGGTCGGCGATCTCGACTCCATGGCCATTCCCTACGTCTGTAAGATGTTGGGCATTTCCGTGGAAGAAGCCGAACGCCAACTCAACAAAGAAAGTGGTCTTCTCGGTTTGTCGGGGGTCAGCAACGATGCCCGCGATATCCGCGAAGCCGCCGAACAGGGCAACGCGGAGGCGAAACTCGCGAGCGAAGTCCTGATCGACAGCATCCGCCACTGGGCCGGAAGTTTCTTTTTCAAAATGGGCGGTGCCGAAGTGATCAGCTTTACGGCCGGCATCGGTGAGAACGACGCCGAGCTGCGCGCCGCGGTTTGCGCCGACCTTGAAGGGCTCGGCGTCAAGATCGACCCCGAAGCAAACGCCAAGACCATCCGCGGAGCCGAAGGCATCATCAGTGCGCCGGATTCGAAGATCAAAGTGATGGTCATTCCCGCGAACGAAGAACTCGTCATCGCCCGCGAAGTCTACCGCTTCAAGCAGGCACACTAACTTTATCCCGTATCAATTTTCCAAATACCAATTCAACCTAATAAAATACCATGGCTAAACAAGCAATCGGAATCCTCGAAACCAAAGGTCTTATCGCTCTCGTGCAAGGCACCGACGCGATGCTCAAAGCCGCTAATGTCGAACTGGCAGGCTCTATGAAGGGCGTCGGCAGTGCATTGGTGAGCTCCACCATTACAGGTGATGTCGCTGCGGTGAATGCTGCGATTGAAGCCGGAGCTGAAACCGCCGGCCGTTACGGCGAAGTTGTCAGTGCCCACGTTATCGCACGTCCGCACGAGGACATCGAGTCGATCGTTCCTGCACTCAAGGCTGCCAAGCGCACCGCAACCAAGTAGTCCCGATGTATCTGGGAAAAGTCATCGGTTCCGTTGTGTCGACCAAGAAGGACGACAGCATGAAGGGGCGTAAGCTCCTGCTGGTCCGTCCAATGTTGGTCGACCCCGAGGACCCGAGCCAATTCAAACCGGGCAGCAACACGATCATTGCGATCGATACGCTTGGGGCAGGCGAGGGCGAACTGGTGATGTTTGCCCAGGGCAGCTCCGCACGCCAGGCCGATGGGCTGAAAGCGTTGCCGGTCGATGCCGCCATTGTCGGGCTCGTTGATACCGTCAACGTGCTCGGTAAGAAGACCTACGAGGCCAAGAACAGTTAATTAGATAACAGGAAATATTTCCAATGAGCCAATTGAGTGAAGTAGATATCCGCAATGTCGTCTCTGAAGTGCTTGCACAGTTGCAGTCTTCCGGCGGCACAGTATCCGCACCCACGATCAAGTCTCGCCCCGGACGCCATGGTGTTTTCGAGGATGCGGCGACCGCAGCCAAAGCGGCCCGTGGTGGATTCGAGCAACTCAAAAAGAAGGGCTGGGCCGGTCGTGCCAAGGTCATCGAAATCGTCAAGCAGATGTGTTCGGACAACGCCGAACGCTGGGGCAAAATTGAATTCGAAGAGACCAAGATCGGCCGTCTCGATCACAAGATCGGCAAGCTCTATGGCATCAAGAACGTGCTGGGCACCGAATATCTCACGCCCTACGGCATGAGCGGGGATGCCGGGATCACGATGGAAGAATCCGCCCCCTGGGGTGTGATCGGCAGCATCACGCCGGTGACACACTCGGTGCCGACTATTGCCGGTAACATCGTAAACATGGTGGCCGCGGGTAACGCGATCGTTGTCAATCCGCACCCGGGCGGAGCCGCTTGTGCGGCAATCGCGATCCACGAGTTCAACGAGGCGATCAAGGCCGAACTCGGTATCGAGAACCTTATTTGCACGATCGAGAAGCCTTCACTGGATTCCTTCAACGAGCTGTGTGCCTCGCCGGACGTGAACCTGCTCTGCATTACCGGCGGACCGGCCGTGGTCGATGCCGCGATGAAGACCGGCAAGCGTGCGATCTGCGCAGGTCCCGGAAATCCTCCGGTTGTGGTGGACGACTGCTCCGCCCTCGATTTCGACAAGGTCGCCAAGGACATTATTTTCGGTGGTGGTTTTGACAACAACCTTCTCTGCATCGGTGAGAAGCAAATCATCGCGGTCGGTGACAGCTACAAGCTCACGCTGGATGCGCTTAAGCGTCAAGGTGCTGTGCTCCTGACCAAACAGCAAACCGAAGCGATCAAGAAGGAAGTCTTCGACATCAAGGATGGCGGTGGCGGTTGTTCGCACGCCGTCCTGAACCGTGCTTACGTCGGTGCCGATGCGTCCAAACTTGCGGCCATCGCAGGCCTGAAGGTTGATCCGAAGACCGAGATGCTCATCACGGAAACCGATCCAGATGATCTCTTCGTGGTGGAAGAGCAAATGATGCCCTTGCTGCCGATCGTTCGTGCCGGTTGCTTCCCCGATGCGGTCCGTATCGCCAAGGAATCCGAGCACGGCTACAAGCACTCCGCCATGGTCCACACCATGAACGTGAAGAACATGACCATCATGGGCCAAGCGATGGACACCACGCTCTTTGTTAAGAACGGTCCCTGCACCGCAGGCCTCGGTATGGGCGGCGAAGGCTATATCAGCTTCTCCATTGCCACAACGACCGGCGAAGGCATCACCACGCCGCGTACCTTCACCCGTTTCCGCCGCTGCACGCTGGTGGACAATTTGAACATCATTTAATTCGAAATGCTACTTGCCCGCGTAGACGGCCATGCCACTGCAAGCATCGGCCACCCCAGCCTGAAAGGGCAGAAGATCGTGCTCTGCACGCCGATCGATGAAAACGGGAAGTCTGCGGGTTCGCCTTTCGCAGCAATCGACCCCATCGGGGCCGGTCGTCATTCCAAAGTATTTATCACCACCGACGGTACCTGGACACAAGGCACCGTCCACGACGAAACTTCTCCCATCCGCAATCAAGTGATGGGCATCATCGACTAACATGAAACCCGCACGCGTCATCGGCACAGTGACCCTCAGTCATGCGGCTCCCCAGTTCAAGGGAGCGCGCTGGCTGTTGGTTGGTCCGATGGGGCCGGATGAGCTCTCGGGTAAAAATCCGGATGGCGTCGCCGAAGGATGGACACCTGTTGTTTACGACAAGCTCGGTGCCGGAGTGGGGGATCCGATCCTCTATGTCGAAGGAGCCGAAGCGACACAGCCTTTCGATTTCCCGATTCCACTCGACACCATCAACGTCGCGTTGCTGGACAAATACACTTACCAGCCTCCCGAAGAGGCCTGAATTTAACACAAACGATTCAAAATATCATGAGCAAGCTCTACACCGCTAAAGATCTCGAGAAGATGATTGAGCAGGGACAGCCGTTGTCGTCCGTTCCCGCCAACGCGATGCTCACGCCGATGGCACGTGACCTCCTGCGTAAACACAAGGCTTCGCCAGCCCAGGCAGCCTCCGCGCCGGAGCGCTCTGCGTCCGCGATTGCTGCCAATGGCCCCCGCATCCACGAACCGGTCCTTCCGAATGCCGAATACACCTGGACGCCGGGCGGCGACCCTCGCACGCCGCAGGAGTTGGAGAAGTTCTTCTATTCGCCTGAAATCCAGGAGCTCAAGGAGCGGATCTGCCACATCGGCAAGCGCATCTGGAGCAAGGGGTATGTCGATGGCAACGGCGGTAACATCACCGTTCGGGTGGGCGACAATCTCGTGCTTTGCACGCCGACGCTGATCTCCAAGGGCTTCATGGTTCCGGATGATCTTTGCATGGTCGACCTCGACGGTAACCAGGTGGCCGGCACACGTCCGCGCACTTCCGAGGTCAACACCCACCTCGGTATCATGAAGAATGAGCCCAAGGCCAAGTCCTGCGTGCACGCGCATCCGATTTATGCTACCGCCTTCGCGGTCGCAGGTGTGACTCCGCCTTCCTGTCTGATTC from Coraliomargarita parva harbors:
- a CDS encoding phosphate propanoyltransferase yields the protein MASANLPQLSRFQIETLVRESLRRQVGGRQVVKSGAPNPLVVNSSARHCHLTQEAVEILFGKGHTLTPMKWLYQEGQYAAEESVTLIGPRSRVISNLRILGPCRDLNQVELAYTDAISLGFKIPVRNSGNIAGTPGCMLMGPAGFLEMEEGVIRAAPHVHMAPEDAEYYGVENKSFMKLRIKGDLGMTFDRIFVRVDPSFKLEVHIDTDEANACGFGPDVPCELVK
- a CDS encoding BMC domain-containing protein: MSESIGLIETKGLTGSIEASDAMAKAASVSLVKQISIGGGFLTVLVKGDVGSVKAAVEAGAEAANRVGELVGSNVIARPHDDLLKYFDA
- a CDS encoding BMC domain-containing protein, producing the protein MAKQAIGMIECKGLICLMEACDAALKAADVSMTGWEKIGSGLVTAFFTGDVAAVKAAVEAGADAAGQIGEVVAVQVIPRPHDDLGKLGSWIG
- a CDS encoding acetate/propionate family kinase, giving the protein MKILVANLGSTSFKYRLFDMCDADAALLAKGGFERVTEYTPCIEEMLETLVNEGHLQSAEDLDAVGFKTVLGKDLSGCVEADERVLEALDGFKEVAPAHNPAYAEGIRCFQSKLPNVTRVALFETAFYQWMSPAAYSYAIPKAWRELGIRRYGFHGASHKFIAERSAELLQRQDVAARARGLYVKGPGEFNGKPLRVISCHLGGSSSLAGIQNGVSIGGSMGFSPQSGLPQNNRVGDLDSMAIPYVCKMLGISVEEAERQLNKESGLLGLSGVSNDARDIREAAEQGNAEAKLASEVLIDSIRHWAGSFFFKMGGAEVISFTAGIGENDAELRAAVCADLEGLGVKIDPEANAKTIRGAEGIISAPDSKIKVMVIPANEELVIAREVYRFKQAH
- a CDS encoding BMC domain-containing protein, with the protein product MAKQAIGILETKGLIALVQGTDAMLKAANVELAGSMKGVGSALVSSTITGDVAAVNAAIEAGAETAGRYGEVVSAHVIARPHEDIESIVPALKAAKRTATK
- a CDS encoding EutN/CcmL family microcompartment protein, producing the protein MYLGKVIGSVVSTKKDDSMKGRKLLLVRPMLVDPEDPSQFKPGSNTIIAIDTLGAGEGELVMFAQGSSARQADGLKALPVDAAIVGLVDTVNVLGKKTYEAKNS
- a CDS encoding aldehyde dehydrogenase translates to MSQLSEVDIRNVVSEVLAQLQSSGGTVSAPTIKSRPGRHGVFEDAATAAKAARGGFEQLKKKGWAGRAKVIEIVKQMCSDNAERWGKIEFEETKIGRLDHKIGKLYGIKNVLGTEYLTPYGMSGDAGITMEESAPWGVIGSITPVTHSVPTIAGNIVNMVAAGNAIVVNPHPGGAACAAIAIHEFNEAIKAELGIENLICTIEKPSLDSFNELCASPDVNLLCITGGPAVVDAAMKTGKRAICAGPGNPPVVVDDCSALDFDKVAKDIIFGGGFDNNLLCIGEKQIIAVGDSYKLTLDALKRQGAVLLTKQQTEAIKKEVFDIKDGGGGCSHAVLNRAYVGADASKLAAIAGLKVDPKTEMLITETDPDDLFVVEEQMMPLLPIVRAGCFPDAVRIAKESEHGYKHSAMVHTMNVKNMTIMGQAMDTTLFVKNGPCTAGLGMGGEGYISFSIATTTGEGITTPRTFTRFRRCTLVDNLNII
- a CDS encoding EutN/CcmL family microcompartment protein; amino-acid sequence: MLLARVDGHATASIGHPSLKGQKIVLCTPIDENGKSAGSPFAAIDPIGAGRHSKVFITTDGTWTQGTVHDETSPIRNQVMGIID
- a CDS encoding EutN/CcmL family microcompartment protein; the protein is MKPARVIGTVTLSHAAPQFKGARWLLVGPMGPDELSGKNPDGVAEGWTPVVYDKLGAGVGDPILYVEGAEATQPFDFPIPLDTINVALLDKYTYQPPEEA
- a CDS encoding class II aldolase/adducin family protein, which gives rise to MSKLYTAKDLEKMIEQGQPLSSVPANAMLTPMARDLLRKHKASPAQAASAPERSASAIAANGPRIHEPVLPNAEYTWTPGGDPRTPQELEKFFYSPEIQELKERICHIGKRIWSKGYVDGNGGNITVRVGDNLVLCTPTLISKGFMVPDDLCMVDLDGNQVAGTRPRTSEVNTHLGIMKNEPKAKSCVHAHPIYATAFAVAGVTPPSCLIPEPEVFLGEIGFASYQTPGTPENAREVGQLAKKHQSILMQNHGVICWGKDVEDAYWKMENTDAFCHTVTITNQLGGPKQYGPDKLKELILLRKKLGMPDHRLDELKECELCDAGATTINTAPQPSGSSCSCQAPKGDVDEALVQKITDMIMSKLA